TCAAATCAAGACTTTTGAGCAAACAGTTCATATGATAAAAAAGGAATTAGATAAAAAGGAGGCTGAAAGATTTGAAAGAAAGGAATTAAAAAGTGTCTCATATACTATCTATGAAAATAAAGAAGTTATTCTATTTTTAAACCCAAATCTTGATTTTTTTAATAGAAACTTGTCAGAAAAGTCACAATATAAAATAGATTTTGCTTTATCAATTAAAGATACACAAAATAAGTATTTTTTATCTAATTCAGTTGAATATAATACTTTTGTAAAAATGTTACCAAAAGATAGTTATAGATATATAGATGCAAGAAGGATCTTAGTAAAACCTTTAAAGAAAGAAGATATATATTTACTTTCAAAAAAGTGCTACAAAGAATTTATTAAATTAGGAGGAAAAAATGATAGGAGCGATAATTGGAGATGTTGTTGGAAGTTTTTATGAAGGGAAAATAAAAAAAGCTAAAAGTAAAAATTTTGAATTATTTACACCTTATAGTAGATGTACAGATGATACCATAATGAGCCTTGCAGTTGGACAAGCCTTGGTTAATACTTATCAAGAAAAAGAAATTTCAATTATTCAAAAAGAATTAATAAAGGAAATGCAGAGACTTGGAAAAATTTACCCCTATTCTCGTTATGGGAAACAATTTAGTCATTGGTTAAGAGAAGAAAACCCTAAGCCATATAATAGTTTTGAAAATGGTTCAGGAATAAGAATTTCATCTGTTGCTAGGTTATATGATAATCTTGAAGATGTTAACAAACATACTAAAATTACAGCTTCAGTATCTCATAATCACCTTGAAGGAATAAAAGGGGCTTGTGCTATTGTATCAGCAATTTATTTAGCAAGCCAAAATAAATCTAAAGATGAAATTAAAGAATATATTGAAGAAAATTTAAATATATTTTAAAACCTATTTCACAAATTATTGAAGAAGGAAGTAATTATGGTACAAGTTCTCAGATTACAGTACCTATTGCTATTCAAGCATTTTTAGAAGAAATAAATTTTAAAAATACTAAAAATAAATAAAATTTAATGACACTTGATAAAACAAACTTTTTAAGTAATTAAGTAAAAAAACGTTTCTTTAAACTATATATATTATATATTATTAAAATATATTTTATGTATGATATAATGATTTATAAATATAAAAGGAGGTAATTTAAATGAATTTTTTCTTAATTTTTATAATAGTTATTATACTTATACTTATGTTTTCTTTTTCTATACAAAGTTTTATTTATAATTTAAAAAACTTAGACAAAGTAAAGGACAATTCAATTTTTAACAAGTGGTTTTGTTTATTGAAAAGAATAAATGAAACACTAGAGAAATATGAAGGAAAAAAAGTAATGTATGTCATATATCTTTCTCTTAGTATAATTATTTATTTTTTTCCATTAAAGTTTAATCTAGATGCTATAACTGGTCTTACTGGATTAGTCGCAATTTTAGAAGGAGCTATATCTGACAAGAATGATAAAAAAATAGCTACATCAAATATTTTAAATATAAGTATTTTATATATTATTATTGTTTTAGCAGGTGACTATATTTCTTATGATCCATTATATCGTGGTAAAGAATTTATAAAACTTACAGAACCTACAAATTTTGTTGCAATTTTAGTAAGAGCATATTTCCTGGGGATTCTCTATGTGAAATCATTTAGAACATTTTTCTTTTTTATAAAAGACAAAAATGATAAAAAAAATTCTTAAAAAAATCTCTTGCAATTTTTTAATAAATTGTGTATACTAATAAAAATTTTAAATCAAAAGGAGGAAGTCGCAATGAAGCAAATACTAACAACAACTATGAGATATTGGCAAAACTGGCATAGGTAAAGTTGTGTGTATGTTTTAGGCATAGATACAACTTTTAGTGTACTCTAAAAAGTATCTATGTCAGCGATATAGAAATCCTTAATATATATGGATAAAAGCTGCATGGTAAATTGATTAACTATGTAGCTTTTCTTTTTAGAGTTTTATATTATTAAAATAAAAATCTAGGAGGAAAAAATTATGACAACAGAAAACAAAAAGGGTTATTTTGGAGAATTTGGTGGGAGTTATGTTCCAGAAGT
This Fusobacterium animalis 7_1 DNA region includes the following protein-coding sequences:
- a CDS encoding ADP-ribosylglycohydrolase family protein, with protein sequence MIGAIIGDVVGSFYEGKIKKAKSKNFELFTPYSRCTDDTIMSLAVGQALVNTYQEKEISIIQKELIKEMQRLGKIYPYSRYGKQFSHWLREENPKPYNSFENGSGIRISSVARLYDNLEDVNKHTKITASVSHNHLEGIKGACAIVSAIYLASQNKSKDEIKEYIEENLNIF
- a CDS encoding DUF4299 family protein, which translates into the protein MEKNCIRGFEVFYDRFSSNYGVRTFSPCARKDWEEAIKYIIKLSKMLNTDIRTEDGEIYTRENIEKYSYDKSILAGLNYLSKHISAFIDTNINYIFFNKEILEKIKKSKDQIKTFEQTVHMIKKELDKKEAERFERKELKSVSYTIYENKEVILFLNPNLDFFNRNLSEKSQYKIDFALSIKDTQNKYFLSNSVEYNTFVKMLPKDSYRYIDARRILVKPLKKEDIYLLSKKCYKEFIKLGGKNDRSDNWRCCWKFL